A region of the Dysgonomonas mossii genome:
CTGAATGAACAAATCCAGTTATGAATTCAGACAAGAGGATATCAAAAATCGTCAAAAAAAAGAACTGACATCTAGTGACATCTGCTGTCACCATTTGTCTGATAACCTCATCATAACCTTTCAATTAACAGACGCTACCTTTGTAGCGTAATGATAATCTCTCAAATAAACTTTAAGACAATCCATCGGAGGATGGATTTTGGTATTCGTCAGAATACAGCAAGGTATGTTTTGAAGCACTTGAAATAAATTTCCGTGCCTCAAAACCCTTGCCCTTTCAGGGGGAGAAAATCACTCCGAAGTCGTAATTTTTATTTATTAAATCTTTATGTAGGTATGAAAACAAATAATCTTTCGGGAAGAAGAAAAGGAGGAAGAAATCCGAAAAAAGATCCGGCAACACATCGTTATGTTATTTATTTGAACGACGTTGATAATGCACGCTTTCTCGCTTTATATGATAAGTCATGTATGAATGTTAAGTCTCATTTTATTACTTCTTGCATATTTAACAAGCCAATAAAGATTGTAAAAATCGATAAAGCTATACAAGATTATTACATGAGACTCACTACTTTCTTCGGACAATTTCGAATAGTCGGTACGAACTATAACCAAATAGTCAAAGCCCTAAAGTCGAATTTTTCCGAGAAAAAGGCCTTGGCTTTTCTTTATAAACTGGAAAAACAAACCATCGAAATGGTTGTTCTTCAAAAAAAGATTATGGAATTAACTGAAGAATTTGAAAAAAAGTATGAGCATATGTGGTTACAGAAATAAGGATGGTCTATTTTAGAGTTATTGCTTAATTTAAAAAGCTGTGACAAAGTATCAATTAAAGCTGATTCTCTTTAAGGAATGCACTAACTGTTAACCTGTGTACACCAAGAATTCGTCCAATAGCACTTTTGGATATCTTTTTATCTAAAAGCTCTTTTATTTCGTCTTCACGCCCAGTAAGTTTAACGGTTTTAGACTTACTTCCAATAGGACGACCGAGGATAACCCCTTCTGCCTTTTTACGAGCAAGAGCTTCCTTTGTACGTTGCGATATTAGATTTCTTTCGATTTCTGCAGATAAGCCGAATGCAAAGGCTAGAACTTTGGAATTTATATTATTGCCTAATTCATAATTTTCTTTGATAGTAAAGACCATTATTTCCTTCTCCATACAGGTGTGTAAGATACTCATTATCTGCATTAAATTCCTACCTAAACGTGAAAGTTCAGTTACAATA
Encoded here:
- the mobA gene encoding conjugal transfer protein MobA, with the protein product MKTNNLSGRRKGGRNPKKDPATHRYVIYLNDVDNARFLALYDKSCMNVKSHFITSCIFNKPIKIVKIDKAIQDYYMRLTTFFGQFRIVGTNYNQIVKALKSNFSEKKALAFLYKLEKQTIEMVVLQKKIMELTEEFEKKYEHMWLQK
- a CDS encoding master DNA invertase Mpi family serine-type recombinase encodes the protein MIYGYIRVSSDKQTTENQHFEITNYSIDKKMPIDEWIEETISGTKKVSERELGKLLDKMIKGDILIVTELSRLGRNLMQIMSILHTCMEKEIMVFTIKENYELGNNINSKVLAFAFGLSAEIERNLISQRTKEALARKKAEGVILGRPIGSKSKTVKLTGREDEIKELLDKKISKSAIGRILGVHRLTVSAFLKENQL